The Oreochromis niloticus isolate F11D_XX unplaced genomic scaffold, O_niloticus_UMD_NMBU tig00002428_pilon, whole genome shotgun sequence genome contains a region encoding:
- the LOC112845021 gene encoding uncharacterized protein LOC112845021 isoform X3 has product MLGRFSEVFHRLGLHIDGVCGDNGHHHRMDKLKQFSDRYLKKWLIVGEGTSNPGSGLLPSLEQREPVNSCLKDSMTRSIIFYRIHGFCFRGHGTLLRNEHLVFIGGHSRTQFSSGPPNAGSG; this is encoded by the exons GTCTTTCACCGTCTAGGCCTTCATATTGATGGTGTCTGTGGAGACAATGGGCATCACCACAGGATGGACAA ACTGAAGCAATTCAGTGACCGCTACTTGAAGAAGTGGCTGATTGTAGGTGAAG GAACATCCAACCCAGGAAGTGGCCTATTACCAAGCCTGGAGCAGAGGGAGCCAGTCAACAGCTGTCTCAAGGACAGTATGACGAGATCCATAATTTTCTACAGAATTCATGGATTCTGCTTCAGAGGACACGGCACTTTGcttagaaatgaacatttagtCTTTATTG GAGGACACTCCAGGACCCAGTTCAGCAGTGGGCCACCAAATGCAGGATCAGGATGA